The Candidatus Binatia bacterium genome includes a window with the following:
- a CDS encoding SDR family oxidoreductase codes for MAETRRDIALITGASEGIGRELARAFSDAGFHVAVVARSRDRLESLADELRSAGGPRVHALPHDLLDPHAPVAIAAQLEEMSFDVDVLVNNAGVMEVGRFHEQDDSSVLGQVNLNAVAPTALCRQFIPGMVARGRGRVLNIASTAGFQAMPGMSTYAASKAYLLALGEGLAEELIDTGVTVTTLAPGPVQTQLWRGAQQNSPRAGRMIPDAILGDAAAIAQEGFAACMAGEVVRVPGLGNRLTASISDVIPRSIVRRLAGVVGRRIV; via the coding sequence ATGGCCGAGACACGACGGGACATTGCTCTGATCACGGGAGCCTCCGAGGGAATCGGGCGCGAACTCGCTCGTGCGTTCTCCGATGCCGGCTTTCATGTCGCTGTCGTCGCACGGAGTCGGGATCGCCTCGAGAGTTTGGCGGACGAACTCCGCTCGGCGGGCGGCCCTCGAGTCCACGCCTTGCCGCACGACCTTCTCGACCCGCATGCCCCGGTGGCCATCGCCGCGCAGTTGGAGGAGATGAGCTTCGATGTCGACGTCCTGGTCAACAATGCCGGCGTGATGGAGGTGGGGCGCTTTCACGAACAGGATGATTCTTCGGTTCTGGGCCAGGTCAACCTGAATGCAGTCGCACCCACCGCCCTCTGTCGCCAATTTATTCCGGGCATGGTTGCGCGCGGCCGGGGCCGGGTGCTCAATATCGCCTCGACAGCGGGATTTCAGGCAATGCCCGGCATGAGCACCTATGCCGCCTCGAAGGCCTACCTGCTCGCCTTGGGCGAGGGGCTCGCAGAAGAATTGATCGATACGGGAGTCACGGTCACCACCCTCGCTCCCGGCCCCGTGCAGACACAATTATGGCGCGGCGCACAACAAAACTCGCCGCGTGCGGGACGCATGATCCCTGACGCAATCCTCGGGGATGCGGCCGCGATTGCACAGGAGGGGTTCGCCGCCTGCATGGCCGGTGAGGTCGTACGCGTTCCCGGCCTGGGAAACCGACTCACGGCATCTATTTCGGATGTGATTCCGCGCTCGATCGTGCGACGCCTTGCTGGCGTCGTCGGTCGTCGGATCGTCTGA
- a CDS encoding endonuclease/exonuclease/phosphatase family protein, whose amino-acid sequence MPAVSPRIDGLFPEWTEKIQARADGEYIYLKFTLPTKVTLQGAPHPIRLFLDLDDNPETSNAGLGKTFGLGPDLVVTFSPTRRAGARGSGVGVVGTGISVDGEAVSPGRLGLIFAPITEARSFELRLARPVMSTGSESKSLSLVLAVASEEASDAWRSKVLQIRLPPRTASERGLRAIPDGGDGRIRLVSWNVFFARPLADPEPFARIFRALNPDMIMLQEWEKVDGRSLAAWFDTHVPRETPWHALTSTGWGVALVSRTPLARLGLAKVNRPEGAPADDFRPDESLRVVAARTDTALGPVEFASIHLRCCGFAGSWQDRARVAEVKAIHRMLSSVFDARESIRVVGGDFNLVGSRKPLEVLSAGLGQGGGDLQPAQAPLVGDEVHHTWRDPRSRFTPGRLDWILYDGAAAVEAESFVFDTRGLLPEALADADLALTDSDVSDHFAVVLDLLAPAREIRRSDDRRRQQGVARSSAESHPK is encoded by the coding sequence ATGCCGGCGGTCTCGCCGCGGATTGATGGATTGTTCCCGGAGTGGACGGAAAAAATCCAAGCCCGTGCGGACGGTGAATATATCTATCTGAAGTTTACCTTGCCGACCAAGGTCACGCTGCAAGGCGCGCCGCATCCGATCCGACTCTTTCTCGATCTGGATGACAACCCGGAGACAAGCAACGCGGGACTGGGAAAAACGTTCGGTCTGGGACCGGATCTGGTCGTGACCTTCTCGCCAACCCGGAGGGCCGGTGCGCGTGGTTCCGGGGTCGGCGTTGTCGGCACGGGGATTTCGGTGGATGGCGAGGCTGTGAGTCCCGGGCGATTGGGGCTGATCTTTGCGCCGATCACCGAAGCACGCTCTTTTGAGTTACGTCTCGCTCGGCCGGTGATGTCGACGGGCTCGGAGTCGAAGAGTTTGTCGTTGGTGCTCGCGGTTGCATCCGAGGAGGCATCGGACGCGTGGCGCTCGAAGGTTCTGCAGATTCGTTTGCCGCCGCGAACGGCATCGGAACGGGGTCTGCGGGCGATTCCGGATGGAGGCGACGGACGCATTCGACTGGTTTCCTGGAATGTTTTTTTTGCGCGACCGCTTGCGGACCCGGAACCATTTGCGCGGATCTTCCGAGCACTGAATCCGGATATGATCATGCTCCAGGAGTGGGAGAAGGTGGATGGCCGGTCGCTCGCCGCCTGGTTTGATACGCATGTTCCCCGGGAAACTCCGTGGCATGCCCTGACCTCGACTGGCTGGGGTGTTGCGTTGGTGTCCCGGACGCCGCTTGCGCGGCTGGGTTTGGCGAAGGTCAACCGTCCCGAAGGTGCTCCGGCGGACGACTTTCGTCCAGACGAGTCCTTGCGGGTCGTCGCGGCGCGGACGGATACGGCGCTCGGCCCGGTGGAATTCGCTTCAATTCATTTGCGCTGCTGCGGCTTTGCCGGGAGTTGGCAGGACCGGGCACGGGTGGCCGAAGTCAAAGCGATTCATCGGATGCTCTCTTCGGTATTTGATGCAAGGGAATCGATCCGCGTCGTCGGCGGTGATTTTAATCTGGTCGGCTCGCGCAAGCCGTTGGAGGTTCTGTCGGCTGGACTGGGGCAGGGTGGCGGCGACCTGCAGCCGGCGCAAGCGCCTCTGGTCGGGGATGAGGTTCACCACACGTGGCGGGACCCGCGTTCGCGGTTCACGCCGGGGCGTCTGGACTGGATTCTCTACGATGGCGCAGCGGCAGTCGAGGCTGAGTCCTTTGTATTTGATACGCGGGGGCTGCTACCCGAGGCTCTCGCAGACGCGGATCTGGCGCTGACGGACTCCGATGTCAGCGACCATTTTGCGGTGGTGTTGGATCTGCTGGCGCCGGCTCGCGAAATCAGACGATCCGACGACCGACGACGCCAGCAAGGCGTCGCACGATCGAGCGCGGAATCACATCCGAAATAG
- a CDS encoding acyltransferase, which produces MRQDNRPYTLVRLLGAYSDWYAKRFLHPQFESIGPGADFRKPTCFEIVGPRVSVGDHFHAMATKDGRIRLVTWPETEGRIEIGSYVALSPGVRIKSATSVKIGDSCVIAENVYITDADWHGIYERIYPPGEMAPVEIGNNVWISDRATVLKGVRIGDNSIVAAGAVVTSDVPPDTIVGGVPAKPIRQLDPKARYSTRRDMFQSKKPYEELEEDMERRFLGPNRWLDWIRSLISPSPRD; this is translated from the coding sequence ATGCGTCAAGATAACCGCCCATATACTCTGGTGCGCCTTCTGGGTGCCTACAGCGATTGGTACGCGAAGCGATTCCTCCACCCACAATTTGAGTCCATCGGTCCCGGTGCGGACTTTCGAAAACCCACCTGCTTCGAGATCGTCGGGCCGCGGGTTTCTGTTGGCGATCACTTTCACGCCATGGCGACCAAGGACGGCCGGATCCGACTGGTCACCTGGCCCGAGACCGAGGGGCGCATTGAAATCGGCAGTTATGTCGCGCTCTCCCCGGGCGTGCGCATCAAAAGTGCGACCTCTGTCAAAATCGGCGACTCCTGCGTGATCGCGGAAAATGTCTACATCACGGATGCCGACTGGCATGGCATCTACGAGCGAATCTATCCGCCAGGCGAGATGGCGCCGGTCGAGATTGGCAATAATGTCTGGATCAGCGATCGAGCCACCGTTCTCAAAGGCGTGCGGATCGGTGATAACAGCATTGTGGCCGCTGGTGCCGTGGTCACCTCGGACGTGCCGCCCGACACGATTGTCGGCGGCGTTCCCGCGAAACCGATCCGGCAGTTGGACCCCAAAGCTCGCTACTCGACTCGACGCGACATGTTCCAGTCGAAAAAACCCTACGAAGAGCTGGAGGAAGATATGGAACGGCGCTTTCTCGGGCCCAACCGATGGCTGGATTGGATACGCTCGCTGATCTCGCCCTCGCCGCGCGATTGA
- a CDS encoding carbon starvation protein A, whose amino-acid sequence MNAATLAAIVFVAFALGYRFYSRFLAEKIFALREDELVPSREFEDGVDFVPTERRILLGHHYSSIAGAAPIVGPALAVIWGWLPALIWVCVGTVFMGAVHDFGALVLSLRHQGRSIGDLAGDVLNPRLRALALLVITFLTWIVLAVFAFIIATLFRTYPGSIFPINVQILFALGLGWLVHRRGIPILWPSLICFLLLLGAVFAGDAVAAQAPWLAQVSIVQWVWILLTYCFVASVLPVWVLLQPRDLLNAHQLVTALVLLSLGLLIVRPEIHAPALNLSPEGAPSWFPFLFITIACGAISGFHALVASGTTSKQVMKMTDARSIGYGGMLGEGALGLLAVLATTAGFSSRSAWEHHYASWGAAQGLQAKLEAFVDGGAVFLGGVGIPQGPASTFMAVIVIAFAATSLDTGARIQRLVIAELGGIYGVRPLQNRFVASATGIGLALLLAVTQGSGQGGLILWPLFGTSNQLLAGVTLLILSVWLKRQGKSIRYTLIPLLFLSSVTLLAMAEEMSRYWESGRFLLLGIGGAILICDVWILGEGFLVLRRARSS is encoded by the coding sequence GTGAACGCCGCTACTCTCGCTGCTATCGTCTTTGTCGCCTTTGCCCTTGGCTACCGCTTCTATTCCCGGTTTCTGGCGGAGAAAATCTTCGCCCTCCGGGAAGATGAACTGGTTCCTTCGCGCGAGTTCGAAGACGGTGTGGATTTCGTGCCGACAGAGCGCCGGATTCTGCTCGGCCATCACTATAGCTCCATTGCGGGAGCCGCCCCGATTGTGGGTCCTGCTCTGGCGGTGATCTGGGGTTGGTTGCCGGCCTTGATCTGGGTGTGCGTCGGTACGGTGTTCATGGGGGCGGTGCATGATTTCGGCGCACTGGTTTTGAGCTTGCGCCATCAGGGCCGATCAATCGGCGATCTGGCAGGCGACGTTCTCAACCCTCGCCTCCGGGCGCTCGCTCTTCTCGTGATCACGTTTCTGACCTGGATTGTTCTGGCTGTTTTCGCCTTTATCATCGCGACCTTGTTTCGCACCTATCCTGGCTCTATTTTCCCGATCAACGTACAGATTCTTTTCGCTCTCGGCCTCGGTTGGCTGGTGCACCGCCGCGGGATTCCGATCCTCTGGCCATCTCTGATCTGCTTTCTTCTTTTGCTTGGTGCGGTATTCGCAGGAGATGCTGTCGCCGCGCAGGCCCCGTGGTTGGCCCAGGTGTCCATTGTGCAATGGGTCTGGATTCTACTGACGTATTGTTTTGTCGCTTCGGTCCTGCCGGTTTGGGTCCTCTTGCAGCCACGCGATCTGCTCAATGCCCATCAGTTGGTGACAGCCCTGGTGCTGCTTTCGTTGGGGCTTCTGATTGTGCGGCCGGAGATCCACGCGCCCGCGCTCAATTTGTCGCCCGAAGGGGCCCCCTCCTGGTTTCCCTTTCTGTTTATCACGATCGCATGTGGCGCTATTTCCGGGTTCCATGCGCTGGTCGCATCGGGGACGACGTCGAAACAGGTCATGAAGATGACTGATGCCCGCTCGATCGGCTACGGAGGAATGCTCGGGGAAGGGGCGCTCGGTTTGCTCGCTGTGCTGGCGACAACCGCGGGCTTTTCCTCGCGCTCGGCGTGGGAACATCATTATGCCAGCTGGGGGGCGGCGCAGGGGTTGCAAGCCAAGCTCGAGGCGTTCGTGGACGGTGGCGCCGTGTTCCTCGGCGGCGTCGGTATTCCGCAGGGGCCGGCGTCGACTTTTATGGCGGTCATCGTGATTGCCTTTGCGGCGACTTCGCTGGACACCGGCGCGCGGATTCAGCGGTTGGTGATCGCTGAACTCGGAGGGATCTACGGCGTCCGCCCTCTGCAGAACCGTTTCGTTGCTTCGGCGACTGGAATCGGTCTCGCCTTGTTGCTGGCCGTGACGCAGGGCAGCGGGCAGGGGGGCTTGATTCTCTGGCCCCTTTTCGGCACCTCCAATCAGCTTCTCGCCGGCGTGACTTTGCTCATCCTGTCGGTGTGGTTGAAGCGTCAGGGAAAGTCTATCCGCTACACCCTGATTCCGCTGCTTTTCCTGAGCAGCGTGACGCTGTTGGCCATGGCTGAAGAAATGAGTCGCTATTGGGAAAGCGGACGCTTTCTTTTGTTGGGAATCGGTGGTGCGATTCTGATCTGCGATGTCTGGATTCTCGGCGAAGGCTTTCTGGTCCTTCGCCGAGCACGTTCGTCATGA
- the xylB gene encoding xylulokinase translates to MFLGIDVGTSAVKLLLVDAGEKVLAEASVSLAVSRPEPLFSEQDPEDWWRATEEGIARLRAAAPQALAATEAIGLSGQMHGATLLDDADHVLRPAILWNDGRSAAQCEELLRREPRLPEITGNLAFPGFTAPKILWVQEHEPEIARRLTKVLLPKDYLRLRMTGESVSDMADSAGTLWLDVGGRRWSSEMLAATGLCETNMPRLVEGNAAAGELRSTVANAWGLSTGVVVAGGAGDNAAGAIGAGVVRPGQGLLSLGTSGVFLLAGDRFAPSPSTASHAFCHALPGAWVQTAVLLSAASCLSWVARATGGETEALLLAELEERASSSRVLFLPYLSGERTPWNDPELRGAFVGLSHDTTRSDLVQAVLEGVAFAFADGQEALLAAGGVVDSILVSGGGARSLYWGRILASALGQPLQYPEGAEMGPSLGAARLARMSVSGEAAVDVCPLPPIASEVRPDPDLASLYESRRRLHRDALAGLREPMHELLER, encoded by the coding sequence ATGTTCTTGGGGATTGATGTCGGAACCTCGGCGGTGAAGTTATTGCTGGTCGATGCAGGTGAGAAAGTGCTGGCTGAGGCTTCGGTCTCCCTGGCGGTGTCTCGACCCGAACCGCTCTTCTCCGAGCAGGATCCCGAGGATTGGTGGCGCGCTACCGAAGAAGGCATCGCCCGACTGCGGGCGGCGGCACCGCAGGCACTCGCGGCGACGGAGGCCATCGGCCTCTCCGGGCAAATGCACGGGGCCACGCTTCTGGACGATGCCGATCATGTGCTCCGACCAGCGATCCTCTGGAACGATGGTCGAAGTGCTGCCCAATGTGAGGAATTGTTGCGTCGGGAGCCGCGTCTCCCCGAGATTACCGGGAACCTGGCGTTCCCCGGTTTCACTGCGCCGAAGATTTTGTGGGTGCAGGAACATGAACCCGAAATCGCGCGTCGCCTGACGAAGGTTCTGCTGCCCAAGGACTACCTGCGATTGCGGATGACCGGCGAGTCGGTGTCGGATATGGCGGATTCCGCCGGAACTCTCTGGTTGGATGTGGGCGGCCGCCGCTGGTCGAGCGAAATGCTCGCTGCTACCGGTTTGTGCGAAACGAATATGCCGCGCTTGGTGGAAGGGAATGCCGCGGCAGGCGAGCTGCGCTCGACGGTGGCCAATGCCTGGGGGCTCTCGACGGGAGTGGTCGTGGCAGGCGGTGCGGGCGATAATGCAGCGGGTGCGATCGGCGCCGGCGTCGTACGTCCCGGCCAGGGGCTCCTCTCCTTGGGAACATCGGGTGTCTTCCTGCTCGCCGGAGACCGTTTCGCGCCCAGCCCGAGCACAGCATCGCATGCCTTTTGTCATGCCTTGCCGGGGGCATGGGTGCAGACGGCGGTGCTTCTATCCGCAGCCAGTTGTCTCTCCTGGGTCGCACGGGCAACCGGTGGGGAGACGGAAGCGCTGCTTCTGGCCGAGCTCGAGGAGAGGGCATCGTCCTCTCGAGTTCTTTTCTTGCCATATCTGTCGGGTGAGCGAACTCCGTGGAATGATCCCGAGTTGCGCGGCGCCTTTGTGGGCCTTTCTCATGATACGACGCGCAGCGATCTGGTGCAGGCGGTCCTCGAAGGCGTGGCATTCGCTTTTGCCGACGGACAAGAAGCGCTTCTCGCAGCCGGGGGCGTTGTGGATTCGATTCTGGTTTCGGGCGGCGGCGCACGCAGCCTCTATTGGGGCCGAATTCTCGCGAGCGCGCTTGGTCAGCCCCTGCAGTACCCCGAGGGGGCCGAGATGGGACCGAGTCTCGGAGCGGCTCGTTTGGCGCGGATGTCCGTGAGCGGCGAGGCGGCTGTCGATGTATGTCCGCTCCCGCCCATTGCCAGCGAAGTCCGACCGGACCCTGATCTCGCCTCGCTCTACGAGAGTCGACGACGCCTGCACCGGGATGCACTTGCCGGCCTCCGAGAGCCCATGCACGAGCTTTTGGAGCGATAA